A single window of Lutzomyia longipalpis isolate SR_M1_2022 chromosome 1, ASM2433408v1 DNA harbors:
- the LOC129786956 gene encoding tyrosine aminotransferase-like isoform X2 — MSVSAQNGTKVDNEANGVHGKKRREWRVEVSRRARQTYNPLRTIIEFMDIKPNPKKSLIPLSIGDPTVFGNLKACPEIQNAVIQAASDHSNNGYSQLIGSKAAREAIANHMNRAQHSITPDDVYIVNGCSGAVEMSIVALANPGQNILCPRPGYSIFQTVTQALDIEMRQYNLLPDQKWEADLKQMESLIDENTVAIVVINPSNPCGSVFSRSHLEDVIALAEKYFLPIIADEIYEHIVFPGKKFYSLAPLSKNVPVLQCGGVSKRYLAPGWRLGWIVINDRGGVLKDVKDGLAKLSGVPLCANTVIQGALPAILKNTPQSFYDEVNGKLHRTATVAFEMLSEIEGMKPVMPEGAMYMMVGIDLTLFPEFKDGLAFIKALVEEESVFGLPGECFCYPNYIRIVITIPEEKMREACERIGVFCANHRSNTAVDHADSDDPPCK; from the exons ATGTCTGTGAGTGCTCAGAATGGTACAAAAGTCGATAATGAGGCAAATGGCGTGCACGGGAAGAAGCGTCGTGAGTGGCGTGTTGAGGTGTCTCGGCGTGCACGACAGACGTACAACCCTCTGAGGACCATCATTGAATTCATGGATATCAAGccaaatccaaaaaaatctctcattccTCTCTCAATTGGTGACCCCACGGTTTTTGGGAATCTCAAAGCATGTCCAGAGATTCAGAATGCCGTCATTCAAGCTGCTTCGGATCACAGCAATAATGGCTATAGTCAGCTCATAGGTTCCAAGGCAGCTAGAGAAGCTATTGCCAATCATATGAATCGTGCTCAGCACTCAATCACTCCAGATGATGTCTACATCGTGAATGGATGCTCAGGAGCTGTGGAGATGTCTATTGTGGCTCTAGCAAATCCTGGACAGAATATTCTCTGCCCTCGACCAGGGTACTCCATCTTCCAGACTGTTACGCAGGCTCTGGATATTGAGATGCGACAGTATAATTTGCTTCCAGATCAAAAGTGGGAGGCTGATCTCAAGCAAATGGAGAGTCTCATTGATGAGAATACTGTGGCAATTGTCGTGATCAATCCGAGCAATCCCTGTGGCTCTGTATTCAGTCGCAGTCACCTTGAGGATGTCATAGCCTTGgcggaaaaatatttcttgcccATCATTGCAGATGAG ATTTACGAACATATCGTTTTCCcgggaaagaaattttattctcttgcACCACTGTCTAAGAATGTACCAGTACTGCAATGTGGAGGAGTATCGAAGCGCTACCTGGCTCCAGGATGGCGCCTGGGATGGATTGTTATAAATGATCGAGGAGGTGTTCTAAAGGATGTTAAAGATGGACTGGCAAAACTCAGTGGAGTTCCCCTGTGTGCCAATACAGTCATCCAAGGAGCCCTACCTGCAATCCTCAAGAACACCCCACAATCCTTCTATGACGAAGTCAATGGAAAACTTCAC aGAACTGCAACAGTGGCATTTGAGATGCTCTCAGAGATTGAAGGCATGAAGCCCGTGATGCCAGAAGGGGCAATGTACATGATGGTGGGTATCGATCTGACCCTTTTCCCGGAATTCAAGGACGGATTGGCATTTATCAAGGCCCTAGTTGAGGAGGAAAGTGTCTTTGGCTTACCTGGCGAGTGCTTCTGCTACCCCAACTACATACGGATTGTCATCACAATTCCAGAAGAGAAGATGCGTGAAGCTTGCGAAAGGATTGgagttttttgtgcaaatcaCCGTTCAAACACCGCCGTAGACCACGCAGATTCTGATGATCCGCCGTGCAAATAG
- the LOC129786956 gene encoding tyrosine aminotransferase-like isoform X1: MSVSAQNGTKVDNEANGVHGKKRREWRVEVSRRARQTYNPLRTIIEFMDIKPNPKKSLIPLSIGDPTVFGNLKACPEIQNAVIQAASDHSNNGYSQLIGSKAAREAIANHMNRAQHSITPDDVYIVNGCSGAVEMSIVALANPGQNILCPRPGYSIFQTVTQALDIEMRQYNLLPDQKWEADLKQMESLIDENTVAIVVINPSNPCGSVFSRSHLEDVIALAEKYFLPIIADEIYEHIVFPGKKFYSLAPLSKNVPVLQCGGVSKRYLAPGWRLGWIVINDRGGVLKDVKDGLAKLSGVPLCANTVIQGALPAILKNTPQSFYDEVNGKLHVNIPKKKLRKPETNKKKFFFQRTATVAFEMLSEIEGMKPVMPEGAMYMMVGIDLTLFPEFKDGLAFIKALVEEESVFGLPGECFCYPNYIRIVITIPEEKMREACERIGVFCANHRSNTAVDHADSDDPPCK, from the exons ATGTCTGTGAGTGCTCAGAATGGTACAAAAGTCGATAATGAGGCAAATGGCGTGCACGGGAAGAAGCGTCGTGAGTGGCGTGTTGAGGTGTCTCGGCGTGCACGACAGACGTACAACCCTCTGAGGACCATCATTGAATTCATGGATATCAAGccaaatccaaaaaaatctctcattccTCTCTCAATTGGTGACCCCACGGTTTTTGGGAATCTCAAAGCATGTCCAGAGATTCAGAATGCCGTCATTCAAGCTGCTTCGGATCACAGCAATAATGGCTATAGTCAGCTCATAGGTTCCAAGGCAGCTAGAGAAGCTATTGCCAATCATATGAATCGTGCTCAGCACTCAATCACTCCAGATGATGTCTACATCGTGAATGGATGCTCAGGAGCTGTGGAGATGTCTATTGTGGCTCTAGCAAATCCTGGACAGAATATTCTCTGCCCTCGACCAGGGTACTCCATCTTCCAGACTGTTACGCAGGCTCTGGATATTGAGATGCGACAGTATAATTTGCTTCCAGATCAAAAGTGGGAGGCTGATCTCAAGCAAATGGAGAGTCTCATTGATGAGAATACTGTGGCAATTGTCGTGATCAATCCGAGCAATCCCTGTGGCTCTGTATTCAGTCGCAGTCACCTTGAGGATGTCATAGCCTTGgcggaaaaatatttcttgcccATCATTGCAGATGAG ATTTACGAACATATCGTTTTCCcgggaaagaaattttattctcttgcACCACTGTCTAAGAATGTACCAGTACTGCAATGTGGAGGAGTATCGAAGCGCTACCTGGCTCCAGGATGGCGCCTGGGATGGATTGTTATAAATGATCGAGGAGGTGTTCTAAAGGATGTTAAAGATGGACTGGCAAAACTCAGTGGAGTTCCCCTGTGTGCCAATACAGTCATCCAAGGAGCCCTACCTGCAATCCTCAAGAACACCCCACAATCCTTCTATGACGAAGTCAATGGAAAACTTCACGTaaatattcccaaaaaaaaactaagaaaacccgaaactaataaaaaaaaattctttttccagaGAACTGCAACAGTGGCATTTGAGATGCTCTCAGAGATTGAAGGCATGAAGCCCGTGATGCCAGAAGGGGCAATGTACATGATGGTGGGTATCGATCTGACCCTTTTCCCGGAATTCAAGGACGGATTGGCATTTATCAAGGCCCTAGTTGAGGAGGAAAGTGTCTTTGGCTTACCTGGCGAGTGCTTCTGCTACCCCAACTACATACGGATTGTCATCACAATTCCAGAAGAGAAGATGCGTGAAGCTTGCGAAAGGATTGgagttttttgtgcaaatcaCCGTTCAAACACCGCCGTAGACCACGCAGATTCTGATGATCCGCCGTGCAAATAG